In the Myxococcota bacterium genome, one interval contains:
- a CDS encoding FliI/YscN family ATPase: MNAFASQLHACRHALSAIPVAVPQGRVRTLVGNVLSAEGVHAELGSLVRVHPTQAAAFHAEVVGFRGTETLLLPLAEPGGVRAGDGVETDLPAEGVPDARAALGRVINGLGVPIDAGPRIRTRTETAPLATRAPTLLRERVREPLDVGIRSINALLTVGRGARMGLFASSGVGKSTLLGQMARSTKADAVVVALIGERGREVRDFVEESLGEALAHSIVVVATSDDAAVLRRRAAQLATQLAEDLRAEGRHVLLLMDSLSRFAAAQREIGLAAGEPPATRGYPPSVWSALPKLVERAGTVAGAGSITALYTVLFEGDEQHDPIAEAIRSLLDGHFVLSRRLAERGRHPAIDPLASVSRVMSDVATPEALALATRARAVLATYADAEDLISIGAHQPGQNLRIDEAIRLEPTLAAFLAQERSEACDLEASWNGLASLLQEGSAA; the protein is encoded by the coding sequence GTGAACGCCTTCGCGTCTCAGCTCCACGCGTGTCGACACGCGCTCTCGGCGATCCCGGTCGCCGTGCCCCAGGGTCGGGTCCGAACTCTGGTCGGGAACGTGCTGTCGGCCGAAGGCGTGCATGCCGAACTCGGTTCGCTGGTGCGGGTGCATCCCACCCAGGCGGCCGCCTTCCATGCCGAAGTGGTCGGGTTCCGAGGCACCGAAACCCTGCTCCTGCCGCTCGCCGAGCCCGGTGGCGTGCGCGCCGGTGACGGCGTCGAGACCGACCTGCCCGCCGAGGGCGTCCCGGATGCTCGCGCCGCACTCGGGCGCGTGATCAATGGTCTGGGCGTGCCGATCGACGCGGGACCGCGAATCCGCACCCGTACCGAGACCGCGCCGCTGGCAACGCGCGCGCCGACCCTGCTGCGAGAACGGGTCCGCGAACCCCTCGACGTGGGCATCCGCTCCATCAACGCCCTGCTCACGGTCGGCCGCGGCGCGCGCATGGGCCTGTTCGCGAGCTCGGGTGTCGGGAAGTCGACGCTCCTGGGTCAGATGGCGCGCTCGACCAAGGCCGACGCGGTCGTCGTCGCACTGATCGGCGAGCGGGGCCGCGAGGTCCGAGACTTCGTCGAGGAATCCCTGGGCGAAGCCCTGGCCCATTCGATCGTGGTCGTCGCCACCAGCGACGATGCCGCCGTGCTGCGCCGCCGAGCCGCGCAGCTGGCCACCCAACTCGCCGAAGACCTCCGCGCCGAGGGGCGCCACGTGCTGCTCTTGATGGACTCGCTCTCCCGCTTCGCGGCCGCCCAGCGAGAGATCGGGCTGGCGGCAGGGGAGCCCCCGGCGACGCGCGGCTACCCGCCGTCGGTGTGGAGCGCACTGCCGAAGCTCGTCGAGCGGGCAGGCACCGTCGCGGGCGCCGGCAGCATCACCGCGCTCTACACCGTGCTCTTCGAGGGCGATGAACAGCACGATCCGATCGCAGAGGCGATCCGTTCGCTGTTGGACGGCCACTTCGTGCTGTCGCGACGCCTCGCCGAGCGCGGTCGCCACCCCGCGATCGACCCGCTGGCCAGCGTGTCGCGGGTGATGAGCGACGTCGCGACCCCCGAAGCGCTGGCGCTGGCGACGCGCGCCCGCGCCGTGCTCGCGACCTATGCCGACGCCGAAGATCTGATCTCGATCGGCGCGCATCAACCCGGTCAGAACCTGCGGATCGACGAGGCGATTCGCCTCGAGCCGACGTTGGCCGCGTTCCTCGCCCAGGAACGATCCGAGGCGTGCGATCTCGAAGCCAGCTGGAACGGGCTCGCGAGCCTCCTCCAGGAAGGGAGCGCCGCATGA
- a CDS encoding FliH/SctL family protein has protein sequence MRSSFEEQPLYRGGEFVADGVSQESATVSAEDEIAHRIAAACEQARRETRAEVEAEWQQRAAEQVRAFEAAAEAVQRLDADGRKEIGEALISLSIAIAEHVLRQELRAHPDALFSLLDEALDSLAQRGETVIELASETLGDLRERHAEALHRLEQTWDARFAADASLAAGDARVVSEQQQVSLAIEPLLARIGEALRNPPVDEEDA, from the coding sequence ATGAGATCCTCGTTTGAGGAACAGCCCCTCTACCGTGGTGGCGAGTTCGTCGCAGACGGAGTGTCGCAGGAGAGCGCAACGGTCTCGGCCGAAGACGAGATCGCGCACCGGATCGCTGCCGCTTGCGAGCAGGCGCGCCGCGAGACCCGTGCCGAGGTCGAAGCCGAATGGCAGCAGCGCGCGGCGGAACAGGTCCGCGCCTTCGAGGCGGCAGCGGAAGCGGTCCAGCGTCTCGACGCCGATGGCCGCAAAGAGATCGGTGAGGCACTGATCTCGCTCTCGATCGCCATCGCCGAGCACGTCCTGCGTCAGGAGCTGCGTGCCCATCCGGACGCGCTGTTCTCGCTCCTCGACGAGGCCCTCGACAGCCTGGCCCAGCGCGGCGAGACGGTGATCGAGCTGGCGTCCGAGACCCTCGGCGACCTGCGCGAACGCCACGCCGAAGCCCTCCATCGCCTTGAGCAGACCTGGGACGCCCGCTTCGCCGCCGATGCCTCTCTCGCCGCCGGTGACGCGCGCGTCGTGTCCGAGCAGCAGCAGGTTTCGCTCGCGATCGAACCTCTGCTGGCACGCATCGGTGAGGCGCTCCGCAACCCGCCCGTGGACGAGGAGGACGCGTGA
- the fliG gene encoding flagellar motor switch protein FliG, with amino-acid sequence MDYDSLAGAEKAAIVILSLPEDQVREFLSQLDDDDVEKALAAVSRMDEIPSRVQQLVLQEFHETLGRSETESIRGGRKRAMWLVQNALGDDRANKILEHLGRDEKRIDWTLRSYQPGFIAERLQFEHVQTIALVLSQMPAERGAAVIEALPEELRPEIVLRLANLEPVSNDVIHHLELGIADLFEKKVVPTTRVGGASSTASMLNRVAKEDGTAILDEVEVKDAETALSIRKRMLTFEDLIHIDRRGFQAFLREVATEDLAVALKTSSDEMKDQVFSNLSSRAAEQIQEEMELLGPMKLSDVETVQEQIVETARRLESEGRLSIEIGGGDEILV; translated from the coding sequence GTGGACTACGACTCCTTAGCTGGCGCCGAGAAGGCTGCGATCGTGATCCTTTCGCTCCCCGAGGATCAGGTGCGCGAGTTCCTTTCCCAGCTCGACGACGACGACGTCGAGAAGGCGCTCGCGGCGGTCTCGCGCATGGACGAGATCCCGAGCCGCGTGCAGCAGCTCGTCCTCCAGGAGTTCCACGAGACCCTGGGACGTTCGGAGACCGAATCGATCCGCGGTGGCCGAAAGCGCGCCATGTGGCTCGTGCAAAACGCGCTCGGCGACGACCGCGCGAACAAGATCCTCGAACACCTCGGACGCGACGAGAAGCGCATCGACTGGACGCTGCGCTCGTACCAGCCCGGCTTCATCGCCGAGCGGCTCCAATTCGAGCACGTCCAGACCATCGCACTCGTTCTCTCCCAGATGCCGGCGGAGCGCGGTGCAGCGGTCATCGAAGCGCTCCCCGAGGAACTGCGACCCGAGATCGTGCTACGCCTGGCCAACCTCGAGCCGGTGAGCAACGACGTGATCCACCATCTCGAGCTCGGCATCGCCGACCTCTTCGAGAAAAAGGTCGTACCGACCACGCGCGTGGGCGGTGCCAGCTCCACCGCAAGCATGCTCAACCGCGTCGCGAAGGAAGACGGCACCGCGATTCTCGACGAGGTCGAGGTCAAGGATGCCGAGACCGCCCTGTCGATTCGAAAGCGGATGCTCACCTTCGAGGACCTCATCCACATCGACCGACGCGGCTTCCAGGCCTTCCTCCGCGAGGTCGCGACCGAAGACCTCGCGGTGGCGTTGAAGACGTCTTCCGACGAGATGAAGGACCAGGTCTTCTCGAACCTGTCGTCGCGCGCGGCGGAGCAGATCCAGGAAGAGATGGAGCTGCTCGGACCGATGAAGCTCTCGGACGTCGAAACGGTTCAGGAGCAGATCGTCGAGACCGCGCGCCGCCTCGAGAGCGAGGGACGGCTGTCGATCGAGATCGGAGGTGGCGATGAGATCCTCGTTTGA